The Urbifossiella limnaea nucleotide sequence GGGTGTTTCCGCCGCGGACTGCTGCTGCTCGGCTGCGGCGAGGCGGGCCTCCGCTTCTGCCCGCCGCTGTGCGTGACCGCTGTGCAGGTCGAAACCGCCCTCGCACTACTGGGCGAAGTTCTGGACGAAGCGAACTCACCCCTGCCGCAACCGCGGGCGGACACTCCGGGCTCGCCGGCGCCGGCAATCTCTCTTTAACCCGCCCGCCGCCGGTGGTATTCCCGGGCCTCGCCCACACCCACCGGACGACCAATGCCGCCGCCGCCGAACGCCGTCCTGTTCCAGCTGATTGCCGGGAAGTGGATCGCCCAGGCTCTCTCCGTCGTGGCCCGCTTCCGCGTCGCCGACCACCTCGCCGCCGGGCCGAAGACCGCGACCGAGCTCGCCGCCCTCACCGGCACCCACACCGGTCACCTGTACCGCGTCCTCCGCGCCCTCGCCTCCGTGGGGGTGCTCGACGAATCGGCGGACATGCGGTTCGCCCTCACGGCGGTCGGCGAGTACCTCCGCGGCGACGTGCCCGGCTCGATGCGGGCGGTCGCCACCTACTGCTGCGACCCGTGGAGCTGGAAGCCGTGGGGCGACCTCGCGGAGACCGTCCGCAGCGGCACCCCCGCGTTCGACCGCATGTTCGGCCAGGGCGTGTTCGACTACCTGTCACAACACCCGGACGAGTTCGCCACGTTCAACGAAGGGATGACCGGCTTCTCCGCCGCCGAGTCGGCCGCGGCCGTGAAGGCCTACGACTTCCGCGGCTACGGCACCATCGCCGACGTGGGGGGCGGCCACGGCCTCCTGCTCACCACCATCCTTAAGGCGGACCCGGACAGCCGCGGCGTCGTGTTCGACCTGCCGGGCGTCGTCGACGGTGCGGCCCCGACCATCGCTGCGGCCGGGCTGGCCGGCCGGTGTGCCACGCATGCCGGCAGCTTCTTCGACACCGCTCCCGCGGCCGACCTCCACGTGATGAAGCACATCATCCACGACTGGAACGACGAGAAGGCGACACAGATTCTCCGCCGCTGCCGTGCCGCGGTCCACCCGGGCGGGAAGCTCGTGCTGATCGAGATGGTCATACCCGCGGCCGGCGGCGACCCGATGGGGAAGCTGCTCGACCTGGAGATGATGGTGCTGTGCGACGGCAAGGAGCGTACGGAGGCCGAGTACGCCGCGCTCCTCGCCGGCGCCGGCTACCGGCTGACGCGGGTGGTGCCGACCGAGTCGCCGGCGTGCGTGCTGGAGGCCGAACCGGTTTGACGCGCCCGCCCGTTCTGGGTAAACCGACCCCCGCCCGGGGCTCCCCCGGACCGGAGGGTTGGCATGTCCACACTGCTCGTGACCGGCGGGTGCGGGTTCATCGGCTCGAACTTCGTCCGCCACCTGCTCGCCACCGATGCCGCTGTGACGGTCGTCAACCTCGACGCCCTCACCTACGCCGGCAACCTGGCGAACCTGGCGGACGTGGAGAAGAACCCGCGCTACACCTTCGTGAAGGGCGACGTCACCGACCGCGACACGGTCCGCGCCGTGATGGGGAAGGGGATCACCGACGTGATCCACTTCGCCGCCGAGAGCCACGTCGACCGCAGCATCCAGGACAGCGGCCCGTTCCTCCGCACCAACGTCCTCGGCACGCAACTCCTCCTCGACGCCGCCCGCGAGTTCGGCGTCAAGAAGTACGTGCAGGTCTCGACCGACGAGGTGTACGGCAGCCTCGGCGACACGGGGCTGTTCACGGAAGAAACGCCTCTCCACCCGAACAGCCCGTACTCGGCGAGCAAGGCCGGGGCCGACATGCTGGTGCAGGCGTACCAGCACACGTTCGGCCTCCCCGCGGTCATCACCCGCTGCTCGAACAACTACGGCCCCTACCAGTTCCCCGAGAAACTGATCCCGCTGTTCGTGACGAACATCCTCGCGGACCAGCAGGTGCCGGTATACGGCGACGGCCAGCAGGTGCGCGACTGGATTCACGTGGAGGACCACTGCACCGGCGTGGAGGCGGCGTGGCGGAAGGGGACGCCGGGCGAGGTGTACAACTTCGGCGGCAAGTGCGAGAAGACGAACCTGGACCTGACGCACACGCTGCTCGACCTGCTGGGGAAGCCGCGGTCGCTGATCAAGTACGTGAAGGACCGCCCCGGCCACGACCGCCGCTACGCGATCGACTGCACGAAGGCCGAGCGCGAGTTGGG carries:
- a CDS encoding methyltransferase, encoding MPPPPNAVLFQLIAGKWIAQALSVVARFRVADHLAAGPKTATELAALTGTHTGHLYRVLRALASVGVLDESADMRFALTAVGEYLRGDVPGSMRAVATYCCDPWSWKPWGDLAETVRSGTPAFDRMFGQGVFDYLSQHPDEFATFNEGMTGFSAAESAAAVKAYDFRGYGTIADVGGGHGLLLTTILKADPDSRGVVFDLPGVVDGAAPTIAAAGLAGRCATHAGSFFDTAPAADLHVMKHIIHDWNDEKATQILRRCRAAVHPGGKLVLIEMVIPAAGGDPMGKLLDLEMMVLCDGKERTEAEYAALLAGAGYRLTRVVPTESPACVLEAEPV
- the rfbB gene encoding dTDP-glucose 4,6-dehydratase; this translates as MSTLLVTGGCGFIGSNFVRHLLATDAAVTVVNLDALTYAGNLANLADVEKNPRYTFVKGDVTDRDTVRAVMGKGITDVIHFAAESHVDRSIQDSGPFLRTNVLGTQLLLDAAREFGVKKYVQVSTDEVYGSLGDTGLFTEETPLHPNSPYSASKAGADMLVQAYQHTFGLPAVITRCSNNYGPYQFPEKLIPLFVTNILADQQVPVYGDGQQVRDWIHVEDHCTGVEAAWRKGTPGEVYNFGGKCEKTNLDLTHTLLDLLGKPRSLIKYVKDRPGHDRRYAIDCTKAERELGWQPAWTFERGIRATIDWYAANATWVAGIKTKDYLSYYEKQYGKAG